One region of Eubalaena glacialis isolate mEubGla1 chromosome 6, mEubGla1.1.hap2.+ XY, whole genome shotgun sequence genomic DNA includes:
- the CHRD gene encoding chordin isoform X2 yields MPSLPAPPAPLLLLGLLLLCSRPARGAGPEHPALPIRPEKEPLPIRGAAGCSFGGKVYALDETWHPDLGEPFGVMRCVLCACEAPQWGRRARGAGRVSCKNIKPECPTLACGQPRQLPGHCCQTCPQERSGLEKQPTGLAFEYPRDPEHRSYSDRGEPGAEDRGRGDGHTDFVALLTGPRSQAVARARVSLLRSSLRFSISYRRLDRPSRIRFSDSTGSILFEHPAAPTQDGLVCGVWRAVPRLSLRLLRAEQLHVALVTPSHPSGEVWGPLIRHRALAAETFSAILTLEGPPQQGIGGIALLTLSDTEDSLHFLLLFRGLLEARSGGPAQVPLRLQILHQGKLLRELQANASAQEPGFAEVLPNLTAQEMDWLVLGELQMALERASGPGLRISGHIAARQSCDVLQSVLCGADALIPVQTGAAGSASLTLLGNGSLIYQVQVVGTGSEVVAMTLETKPQRRNQHTVLCHMAGLQPGGYMAVGVCLGLGARGAHMLLQNELFLNVGTKDFPDGELRGHVAALPYSGHSARHDTLPVPLAGALVLPPVQSQAAGHAWLSLDTHCHLHYEVLLAGLGGSEQGTITAHLLGPPGMPGPRRLLKGFYGPEAQGVVKDLEPELLRHLAQGSASLLITTKGSPQGELQGQVHITNQCEAGGLRLAAAGAEEVRVPGALDAVVAEAAALPAVLGPDAPAPAKPGGPGRLRDPNTCFFEGQQRPHGARWAPNYDPLCSLCTCQRRTVICDPMVCPPPSCPSPVQAPDQCCPVCLEKQDVGDLPGLPKNRDPGEGCYFDGDRSWRAAGTRWHPVVPPFGLIKCAVCTCKGGTGEVHCEKVQCPRLACAQPVRANPTDCCKQCPVGSGAHPQLGDPMQADGPRGCRFAGQWFPESQSWHPSVPPFGEMSCITCRCGLQTPGQFQSWRKKLKAPREQPEGRVTKRMGPGLGEEGRRGPRILLWEIQCLWPLFSASSPSPTTSGNHNSTRGRGSQGRPMPCPLQLRPCHPLASALEAQPLSFCT; encoded by the exons ATGCCGAGCCTCCCGGCCCCGCCGGCCCCGCTGCTGCTCCTCGGGCTGCTGCTGCTCTGCTCCCGGCCAGCCCGCGGCGCCGGCCCCGAGCACCCAGCGCTGCCCATCCGGCCCGAGAAGGAGCCGCTGCCCATTCGGGGAGCAGCAG GCTGCTCCTTCGGCGGGAAGGTCTATGCCTTGGACGAGACGTGGCACCCGGACCTGGGGGAGCCCTTCGGGGTGATGCGCTGCGTGTTGTGTGCCTGCGAGGCG CCTCAGTGGGGTCGCCGCGCAAGGGGCGCGGGCAGGGTCAGCTGCAAGAACATCAAACCTGAGTGCCCAACCCTGGCCTGCGGGCAGCCGCGCCAGCTGCCCGGACACTGCTGCCAGACCTGCCCCCAGG AGCGCAGCGGTCTGGAAAAGCAGCCGACGGGCCTGGCCTTCGAGTATCCGCGGGACCCAGAGCACCGAAGCTACAGCGACCGCGGGGAGCCCGGAGCTGAGGATCGGGGGCGTGGAGACGGCCACACGG ACTTCGTGGCGCTGCTGACAGGGCCAAGGTCGCAAGCGGTGGCACGGGCCCGAGTGTCACTGCTGCGCTCTAGTCTGCGGTTCTCCATCTCCTACCGGCG GCTGGACCGCCCTTCCCGAATCCGCTTCTCAGACTCCACTGGCAGCATCCTGTTTGAACACCCTGCAGCCCCTACCCAAGATGGCCTG GTCTGTGGTGTGTGGCGAGCAGTGCCTCGGTTGTCTCTGCGGCTCCTCAGGGCAGAACAGCTGCATGTGGCACTTGTGACACCCAGTCACCCTTCAGGGGAGGTCTGGGGGCCTCTCATCCGGCATCGGGCCCTGGCCGCAG AGACCTTCAGTGCCATCCTGACCCTGGAAGGCCCCCCACAGCAGGGCATAGGGGGCATTGCCCTCCTCACGCTCAGTGACACAGAGGACTCCTTGCATTTTTTGCTGCTCTTCCGTGGGCTGCTGGAAGCCAGGAGTGGGG GACCAGCCCAGGTTCCCTTGCGGCTCCAGATTCTACACCAGGGGAAGCTACTACGAGAGCTCCAGGCCAATGCCTCAGCCCAG GAGCCAGGCTTTGCTGAAGTGCTGCCCAACCTGACAGCCCAGGAGATGGACTGGCTGGTGCTGGGGGAGCTGCAGATGGCCCTGGAGAGGGCAAGTGGGCCAGGGCTGCGCATCAGTGGACACATTGCTGCCAGGCAGAGCTGTGATG TTCTGCAAAGTGTCCTTTGTGGGGCCGATGCCCTGATCCCCGTTCAGACAGGTGCAGCCGGCTCAGCCAGCCTTACACTACTAGGAAACGGCTCCCTGATCTACCAA GTACAGGTGGTAGGTACAGGCAGCGAGGTGGTGGCCATGACGCTGGAGACCAAGCCTCAGCGGAGGAACCAGCACACTGTCCTGTGCCACATGGCTGGACTCCAGCCGGGAGGATACATG gCTGTGGGTGTCTGCCTTGGGCTGGGTGCCCGGGGGGCTCATATGCTGCTGCAGAATGAGCTGTTCCTGAACGTGGGCACCAAGGACTTCCCAGATGGAGAGCTGCGGGGGCACGTGGCTGCCCTGCCCTACAGTGGGCACAGCGCCCGCCATGATA CACTACCTGTGCCCCTGGCAGGAGCCCTGGTGTTGCCCCCCGTGCAGAGCCAGGCAGCAGGGCATGCCTGGCTCTCCCTGGATACCCACTGTCACCTGCACTATGAAGTGCTGCTGGCTGGGCTTGGTGGCTCAGAACAGGGCACCATCACTGCCCACCTCCTCGGGCCTCCTGGGATGCCAGGGCCCCGGCGGCTGCTGAAGGGATTCTATGGCCCAGAG GCCCAGGGCGTGGTGAAGGATCTGGAGCCTGAGCTGCTGCGGCACCTGGCACAGGGCTCTGCCTCCTTGCTGATCACCACCAAGGGTAGCCCCCAAGGGGAGCTGCAAGGGCAG GTGCACATCACCAACCAGTGCGAGGCGGGCGGCCTGCGCCTGGCGGCAGCAGGGGCCGAAGAAGTGCGGGTGCCCGGGGCTCTGGATGCCGTGGTGGCCGAGGCGGCTGCGCTGCCCGCTGTGTTGGGCCCAGACGCCCCAGCGCCAGCCAAACCTGGTGGCCCCGGGCGGCTCCGAGACCCCAACACCTGCTTCTTTGAGGGGCAGCAGCGCCCCCATGGGGCTCGCTGGGCTCCTAACTATGACCCGCTCTGCTCGCTCTGCACCTGCCAG AGACGCACGGTGATCTGTGACCCCATGGTGTGCCCGCCACCCAGCTGCCCAAGCCCGGTGCAGGCGCCGGACCAGTGCTGCCCTGTGTGCCTGG AGAAGCAAGATGTCGGAGACCTGCCGGGGCTGCCGAAGAACAGGGACCCTGGAGAGG GCTGCTATTTTGATGGCGACCGGAGCTGGCGGGCAGCGGGCACCCGGTGGCACCCTGTCGTGCCCCCATTTGGCTTAATTAAGTGCGCTGTCTGCACCTGCAAG GGGGGCACTGGAGAGGTGCACTGTGAGAAGGTGCAGTGTCCCCGGCTGGCCTGTGCCCAGCCTGTCCGTGCCAACCCCACTGACTGCTGCAAACAGTGTCCAG TGGGGTCAGGGGCCCACCCCCAGCTGGGGGACCCCATGCAGGCTGATGGGCCCCGGGGCTGCCGTTTTGCAGGGCAGTGGTTCCCGGAGAGCCAGAGCTGGCACCCTTCGGTGCCCCCCTTTGGGGAGATGAGCTGCATCACCTGCAGATGTGGG TTGCAGACACCAGGACAGTTCCAGAGCTGGAGAAAGAAGCTGAAGGCTCCTAGGGAGCAGCCAGAAGGCCGCGTGACCAAGAGGatggggcctgggctgggggaggaggggcgcCGAGGACCCCGCATTCTCCTGTGGGAAATCCAGTGCCTTTGGCCCCTCTTTtctgcctcttctccctcccccactacCTCTGGGAACCACAACTCCACAAGGGGGAGGGGTAGCCAGGGCCGACCAATGCCATGTCCACTCCAGCTTCGGCCTTGTCACCCTCTCGCCTCTGCCTTGGAAGCCCAACCCCTTTCCTTCTGTACATAA
- the CHRD gene encoding chordin isoform X4 has product MPSLPAPPAPLLLLGLLLLCSRPARGAGPEHPALPIRPEKEPLPIRGAAGCSFGGKVYALDETWHPDLGEPFGVMRCVLCACEAPQWGRRARGAGRVSCKNIKPECPTLACGQPRQLPGHCCQTCPQERSGLEKQPTGLAFEYPRDPEHRSYSDRGEPGAEDRGRGDGHTDFVALLTGPRSQAVARARVSLLRSSLRFSISYRRLDRPSRIRFSDSTGSILFEHPAAPTQDGLVCGVWRAVPRLSLRLLRAEQLHVALVTPSHPSGEVWGPLIRHRALAAETFSAILTLEGPPQQGIGGIALLTLSDTEDSLHFLLLFRGLLEARSGGPAQVPLRLQILHQGKLLRELQANASAQEPGFAEVLPNLTAQEMDWLVLGELQMALERASGPGLRISGHIAARQSCDVLQSVLCGADALIPVQTGAAGSASLTLLGNGSLIYQVQVVGTGSEVVAMTLETKPQRRNQHTVLCHMAGLQPGGYMAVGVCLGLGARGAHMLLQNELFLNVGTKDFPDGELRGHVAALPYSGHSARHDTLPVPLAGALVLPPVQSQAAGHAWLSLDTHCHLHYEVLLAGLGGSEQGTITAHLLGPPGMPGPRRLLKGFYGPEAQGVVKDLEPELLRHLAQGSASLLITTKGSPQGELQGQVHITNQCEAGGLRLAAAGAEEVRVPGALDAVVAEAAALPAVLGPDAPAPAKPGGPGRLRDPNTCFFEGQQRPHGARWAPNYDPLCSLCTCQRRTVICDPMVCPPPSCPSPVQAPDQCCPVCLEKQDVGDLPGLPKNRDPGEGCYFDGDRSWRAAGTRWHPVVPPFGLIKCAVCTCKGGTGEVHCEKVQCPRLACAQPVRANPTDCCKQCPVGSGAHPQLGDPMQADGPRGCRFAGQWFPESQSWHPSVPPFGEMSCITCRCGAGVPHCERDDCSLPLSCGPGKESRCCSHCTPRRRFADTRTVPELEKEAEGS; this is encoded by the exons ATGCCGAGCCTCCCGGCCCCGCCGGCCCCGCTGCTGCTCCTCGGGCTGCTGCTGCTCTGCTCCCGGCCAGCCCGCGGCGCCGGCCCCGAGCACCCAGCGCTGCCCATCCGGCCCGAGAAGGAGCCGCTGCCCATTCGGGGAGCAGCAG GCTGCTCCTTCGGCGGGAAGGTCTATGCCTTGGACGAGACGTGGCACCCGGACCTGGGGGAGCCCTTCGGGGTGATGCGCTGCGTGTTGTGTGCCTGCGAGGCG CCTCAGTGGGGTCGCCGCGCAAGGGGCGCGGGCAGGGTCAGCTGCAAGAACATCAAACCTGAGTGCCCAACCCTGGCCTGCGGGCAGCCGCGCCAGCTGCCCGGACACTGCTGCCAGACCTGCCCCCAGG AGCGCAGCGGTCTGGAAAAGCAGCCGACGGGCCTGGCCTTCGAGTATCCGCGGGACCCAGAGCACCGAAGCTACAGCGACCGCGGGGAGCCCGGAGCTGAGGATCGGGGGCGTGGAGACGGCCACACGG ACTTCGTGGCGCTGCTGACAGGGCCAAGGTCGCAAGCGGTGGCACGGGCCCGAGTGTCACTGCTGCGCTCTAGTCTGCGGTTCTCCATCTCCTACCGGCG GCTGGACCGCCCTTCCCGAATCCGCTTCTCAGACTCCACTGGCAGCATCCTGTTTGAACACCCTGCAGCCCCTACCCAAGATGGCCTG GTCTGTGGTGTGTGGCGAGCAGTGCCTCGGTTGTCTCTGCGGCTCCTCAGGGCAGAACAGCTGCATGTGGCACTTGTGACACCCAGTCACCCTTCAGGGGAGGTCTGGGGGCCTCTCATCCGGCATCGGGCCCTGGCCGCAG AGACCTTCAGTGCCATCCTGACCCTGGAAGGCCCCCCACAGCAGGGCATAGGGGGCATTGCCCTCCTCACGCTCAGTGACACAGAGGACTCCTTGCATTTTTTGCTGCTCTTCCGTGGGCTGCTGGAAGCCAGGAGTGGGG GACCAGCCCAGGTTCCCTTGCGGCTCCAGATTCTACACCAGGGGAAGCTACTACGAGAGCTCCAGGCCAATGCCTCAGCCCAG GAGCCAGGCTTTGCTGAAGTGCTGCCCAACCTGACAGCCCAGGAGATGGACTGGCTGGTGCTGGGGGAGCTGCAGATGGCCCTGGAGAGGGCAAGTGGGCCAGGGCTGCGCATCAGTGGACACATTGCTGCCAGGCAGAGCTGTGATG TTCTGCAAAGTGTCCTTTGTGGGGCCGATGCCCTGATCCCCGTTCAGACAGGTGCAGCCGGCTCAGCCAGCCTTACACTACTAGGAAACGGCTCCCTGATCTACCAA GTACAGGTGGTAGGTACAGGCAGCGAGGTGGTGGCCATGACGCTGGAGACCAAGCCTCAGCGGAGGAACCAGCACACTGTCCTGTGCCACATGGCTGGACTCCAGCCGGGAGGATACATG gCTGTGGGTGTCTGCCTTGGGCTGGGTGCCCGGGGGGCTCATATGCTGCTGCAGAATGAGCTGTTCCTGAACGTGGGCACCAAGGACTTCCCAGATGGAGAGCTGCGGGGGCACGTGGCTGCCCTGCCCTACAGTGGGCACAGCGCCCGCCATGATA CACTACCTGTGCCCCTGGCAGGAGCCCTGGTGTTGCCCCCCGTGCAGAGCCAGGCAGCAGGGCATGCCTGGCTCTCCCTGGATACCCACTGTCACCTGCACTATGAAGTGCTGCTGGCTGGGCTTGGTGGCTCAGAACAGGGCACCATCACTGCCCACCTCCTCGGGCCTCCTGGGATGCCAGGGCCCCGGCGGCTGCTGAAGGGATTCTATGGCCCAGAG GCCCAGGGCGTGGTGAAGGATCTGGAGCCTGAGCTGCTGCGGCACCTGGCACAGGGCTCTGCCTCCTTGCTGATCACCACCAAGGGTAGCCCCCAAGGGGAGCTGCAAGGGCAG GTGCACATCACCAACCAGTGCGAGGCGGGCGGCCTGCGCCTGGCGGCAGCAGGGGCCGAAGAAGTGCGGGTGCCCGGGGCTCTGGATGCCGTGGTGGCCGAGGCGGCTGCGCTGCCCGCTGTGTTGGGCCCAGACGCCCCAGCGCCAGCCAAACCTGGTGGCCCCGGGCGGCTCCGAGACCCCAACACCTGCTTCTTTGAGGGGCAGCAGCGCCCCCATGGGGCTCGCTGGGCTCCTAACTATGACCCGCTCTGCTCGCTCTGCACCTGCCAG AGACGCACGGTGATCTGTGACCCCATGGTGTGCCCGCCACCCAGCTGCCCAAGCCCGGTGCAGGCGCCGGACCAGTGCTGCCCTGTGTGCCTGG AGAAGCAAGATGTCGGAGACCTGCCGGGGCTGCCGAAGAACAGGGACCCTGGAGAGG GCTGCTATTTTGATGGCGACCGGAGCTGGCGGGCAGCGGGCACCCGGTGGCACCCTGTCGTGCCCCCATTTGGCTTAATTAAGTGCGCTGTCTGCACCTGCAAG GGGGGCACTGGAGAGGTGCACTGTGAGAAGGTGCAGTGTCCCCGGCTGGCCTGTGCCCAGCCTGTCCGTGCCAACCCCACTGACTGCTGCAAACAGTGTCCAG TGGGGTCAGGGGCCCACCCCCAGCTGGGGGACCCCATGCAGGCTGATGGGCCCCGGGGCTGCCGTTTTGCAGGGCAGTGGTTCCCGGAGAGCCAGAGCTGGCACCCTTCGGTGCCCCCCTTTGGGGAGATGAGCTGCATCACCTGCAGATGTGGG GCAGGGGTGCCCCACTGTGAGCGGGATGACTGTTCACTGCCACTGTCCTGCGGCCCAGGGAAGGAGAGCCGCTGCTGCTCCCACTGCACACCCCGGCGGCGGT TTGCAGACACCAGGACAGTTCCAGAGCTGGAGAAAGAAGCTGAAGGCTCCTAG
- the CHRD gene encoding chordin isoform X3 has product MPSLPAPPAPLLLLGLLLLCSRPARGAGPEHPALPIRPEKEPLPIRGAAGCSFGGKVYALDETWHPDLGEPFGVMRCVLCACEAPQWGRRARGAGRVSCKNIKPECPTLACGQPRQLPGHCCQTCPQERSGLEKQPTGLAFEYPRDPEHRSYSDRGEPGAEDRGRGDGHTDFVALLTGPRSQAVARARVSLLRSSLRFSISYRRLDRPSRIRFSDSTGSILFEHPAAPTQDGLVCGVWRAVPRLSLRLLRAEQLHVALVTPSHPSGEVWGPLIRHRALAAETFSAILTLEGPPQQGIGGIALLTLSDTEDSLHFLLLFRGLLEARSGGPAQVPLRLQILHQGKLLRELQANASAQEPGFAEVLPNLTAQEMDWLVLGELQMALERASGPGLRISGHIAARQSCDVLQSVLCGADALIPVQTGAAGSASLTLLGNGSLIYQVQVVGTGSEVVAMTLETKPQRRNQHTVLCHMAGLQPGGYMAVGVCLGLGARGAHMLLQNELFLNVGTKDFPDGELRGHVAALPYSGHSARHDTLPVPLAGALVLPPVQSQAAGHAWLSLDTHCHLHYEVLLAGLGGSEQGTITAHLLGPPGMPGPRRLLKGFYGPEAQGVVKDLEPELLRHLAQGSASLLITTKGSPQGELQGQVHITNQCEAGGLRLAAAGAEEVRVPGALDAVVAEAAALPAVLGPDAPAPAKPGGPGRLRDPNTCFFEGQQRPHGARWAPNYDPLCSLCTCQRRTVICDPMVCPPPSCPSPVQAPDQCCPVCLEKQDVGDLPGLPKNRDPGEGCYFDGDRSWRAAGTRWHPVVPPFGLIKCAVCTCKGGTGEVHCEKVQCPRLACAQPVRANPTDCCKQCPVGSGAHPQLGDPMQADGPRGCRFAGQWFPESQSWHPSVPPFGEMSCITCRCGAGVPHCERDDCSLPLSCGPGKESRCCSHCTPRRRSVADTRTVPELEKEAEGS; this is encoded by the exons ATGCCGAGCCTCCCGGCCCCGCCGGCCCCGCTGCTGCTCCTCGGGCTGCTGCTGCTCTGCTCCCGGCCAGCCCGCGGCGCCGGCCCCGAGCACCCAGCGCTGCCCATCCGGCCCGAGAAGGAGCCGCTGCCCATTCGGGGAGCAGCAG GCTGCTCCTTCGGCGGGAAGGTCTATGCCTTGGACGAGACGTGGCACCCGGACCTGGGGGAGCCCTTCGGGGTGATGCGCTGCGTGTTGTGTGCCTGCGAGGCG CCTCAGTGGGGTCGCCGCGCAAGGGGCGCGGGCAGGGTCAGCTGCAAGAACATCAAACCTGAGTGCCCAACCCTGGCCTGCGGGCAGCCGCGCCAGCTGCCCGGACACTGCTGCCAGACCTGCCCCCAGG AGCGCAGCGGTCTGGAAAAGCAGCCGACGGGCCTGGCCTTCGAGTATCCGCGGGACCCAGAGCACCGAAGCTACAGCGACCGCGGGGAGCCCGGAGCTGAGGATCGGGGGCGTGGAGACGGCCACACGG ACTTCGTGGCGCTGCTGACAGGGCCAAGGTCGCAAGCGGTGGCACGGGCCCGAGTGTCACTGCTGCGCTCTAGTCTGCGGTTCTCCATCTCCTACCGGCG GCTGGACCGCCCTTCCCGAATCCGCTTCTCAGACTCCACTGGCAGCATCCTGTTTGAACACCCTGCAGCCCCTACCCAAGATGGCCTG GTCTGTGGTGTGTGGCGAGCAGTGCCTCGGTTGTCTCTGCGGCTCCTCAGGGCAGAACAGCTGCATGTGGCACTTGTGACACCCAGTCACCCTTCAGGGGAGGTCTGGGGGCCTCTCATCCGGCATCGGGCCCTGGCCGCAG AGACCTTCAGTGCCATCCTGACCCTGGAAGGCCCCCCACAGCAGGGCATAGGGGGCATTGCCCTCCTCACGCTCAGTGACACAGAGGACTCCTTGCATTTTTTGCTGCTCTTCCGTGGGCTGCTGGAAGCCAGGAGTGGGG GACCAGCCCAGGTTCCCTTGCGGCTCCAGATTCTACACCAGGGGAAGCTACTACGAGAGCTCCAGGCCAATGCCTCAGCCCAG GAGCCAGGCTTTGCTGAAGTGCTGCCCAACCTGACAGCCCAGGAGATGGACTGGCTGGTGCTGGGGGAGCTGCAGATGGCCCTGGAGAGGGCAAGTGGGCCAGGGCTGCGCATCAGTGGACACATTGCTGCCAGGCAGAGCTGTGATG TTCTGCAAAGTGTCCTTTGTGGGGCCGATGCCCTGATCCCCGTTCAGACAGGTGCAGCCGGCTCAGCCAGCCTTACACTACTAGGAAACGGCTCCCTGATCTACCAA GTACAGGTGGTAGGTACAGGCAGCGAGGTGGTGGCCATGACGCTGGAGACCAAGCCTCAGCGGAGGAACCAGCACACTGTCCTGTGCCACATGGCTGGACTCCAGCCGGGAGGATACATG gCTGTGGGTGTCTGCCTTGGGCTGGGTGCCCGGGGGGCTCATATGCTGCTGCAGAATGAGCTGTTCCTGAACGTGGGCACCAAGGACTTCCCAGATGGAGAGCTGCGGGGGCACGTGGCTGCCCTGCCCTACAGTGGGCACAGCGCCCGCCATGATA CACTACCTGTGCCCCTGGCAGGAGCCCTGGTGTTGCCCCCCGTGCAGAGCCAGGCAGCAGGGCATGCCTGGCTCTCCCTGGATACCCACTGTCACCTGCACTATGAAGTGCTGCTGGCTGGGCTTGGTGGCTCAGAACAGGGCACCATCACTGCCCACCTCCTCGGGCCTCCTGGGATGCCAGGGCCCCGGCGGCTGCTGAAGGGATTCTATGGCCCAGAG GCCCAGGGCGTGGTGAAGGATCTGGAGCCTGAGCTGCTGCGGCACCTGGCACAGGGCTCTGCCTCCTTGCTGATCACCACCAAGGGTAGCCCCCAAGGGGAGCTGCAAGGGCAG GTGCACATCACCAACCAGTGCGAGGCGGGCGGCCTGCGCCTGGCGGCAGCAGGGGCCGAAGAAGTGCGGGTGCCCGGGGCTCTGGATGCCGTGGTGGCCGAGGCGGCTGCGCTGCCCGCTGTGTTGGGCCCAGACGCCCCAGCGCCAGCCAAACCTGGTGGCCCCGGGCGGCTCCGAGACCCCAACACCTGCTTCTTTGAGGGGCAGCAGCGCCCCCATGGGGCTCGCTGGGCTCCTAACTATGACCCGCTCTGCTCGCTCTGCACCTGCCAG AGACGCACGGTGATCTGTGACCCCATGGTGTGCCCGCCACCCAGCTGCCCAAGCCCGGTGCAGGCGCCGGACCAGTGCTGCCCTGTGTGCCTGG AGAAGCAAGATGTCGGAGACCTGCCGGGGCTGCCGAAGAACAGGGACCCTGGAGAGG GCTGCTATTTTGATGGCGACCGGAGCTGGCGGGCAGCGGGCACCCGGTGGCACCCTGTCGTGCCCCCATTTGGCTTAATTAAGTGCGCTGTCTGCACCTGCAAG GGGGGCACTGGAGAGGTGCACTGTGAGAAGGTGCAGTGTCCCCGGCTGGCCTGTGCCCAGCCTGTCCGTGCCAACCCCACTGACTGCTGCAAACAGTGTCCAG TGGGGTCAGGGGCCCACCCCCAGCTGGGGGACCCCATGCAGGCTGATGGGCCCCGGGGCTGCCGTTTTGCAGGGCAGTGGTTCCCGGAGAGCCAGAGCTGGCACCCTTCGGTGCCCCCCTTTGGGGAGATGAGCTGCATCACCTGCAGATGTGGG GCAGGGGTGCCCCACTGTGAGCGGGATGACTGTTCACTGCCACTGTCCTGCGGCCCAGGGAAGGAGAGCCGCTGCTGCTCCCACTGCACACCCCGGCGGCGGT CAGTTGCAGACACCAGGACAGTTCCAGAGCTGGAGAAAGAAGCTGAAGGCTCCTAG